GTCAAAAATCTCATCGCTATCTTCTAAAGCAATATTTTTCCATTTTGTATTACTTCTAAAATATGCTAAGGCTGTGTTGACAACAATTCGCTTTGCCCAACCTTCAAAAGAACCTTCGTGCCGAAAGGTGTTGAGTTGATGGTATATCTTGATAAAGCTTTCTTGAAGAATATCTTTGGCTTCATCTCTATCTGACGCATAACGCAAGCACACGCCAAACATTTTGGGCGAAATAACTTGGTAAATCTTCTCAAATACAAGATGATTTCCCCCTTGAAATTGGTCTATATAAGATGAAAGTGTATCGGGCATAATATTAATGAATGTATAGATAAAGGAATCGATTTCTATTAATAAGATGCTACTGGTGGGGAAATGGTGGGGCGGAGATGTTATTTTTTATTTTAATGTTTCTTAGAGACGTTGCATTGCAACGTCTCTAAGAAACATTTATTTATCATGTTGTTGTGAAACCAATTTTTCTACAGGGTAACCTCGGGCTTTACAGCGTGCCATTATTTCATCGAGTTGCTTTGGGGGCAATGCTTTTCGACGACTCATAATAAACAAATACTTGTATTCGGGGTGGCCAACTACCACATACGAATAATCGTCGGCTAGCTCAATTACCCAATAGTCTACTTTATAAGGCCACAAAAACTGTGCTTCCATTTGGGCATTATTAGTTCCAGCTACCTGAAATACCTTAGACTTTACCGAATGAATATCCTCATCATTTCCCTTTTTATAGCTTGTTACTACATCATAATACCCTTTGGGGTTCCATGTATAAAAACCCGTTGTTTCTCGGGTATTTTTATCAAAAATGGTGGGAATAGAGTACAGCGAGTACCATACTCCAGCATATTGTTTTATGTCTACCCGCTCGACAGGCTTATTGGGTAGCGACCAAGAAGATAACAAAGCAAAAAGGATTATACTGGTTAGTTTCATATTGGTAATATTTTTTTTTACAAATACGAAATTTTCAGAAAATCAGATTGCTAGCTCTTTATCCTAGAAAATATCAATCAAAAAATTCTTGGTGAAAATTTACCAAAAATACTTCATGAGTAGCCCTTGTAACGGCTGTATAAAGCCACCGCACAAAATCCTCGTTGATTTGTTCGTCGGTCAAATAACCCTGTTCTACAAAAACGGCATTCCACTGCCCCCCTTGCGACTTATGACAAGTAAGAGCATACGCAAATTTTACCTGTAAGGCATTCAGATAAGGGTCTTTTCTGATTTCGGTCATACGGTCTCTTTTGTTGACAATATGCTCATAATCTTGCGAAACCGATTCATAAA
The DNA window shown above is from Flectobacillus major DSM 103 and carries:
- a CDS encoding RNA polymerase sigma factor: MPDTLSSYIDQFQGGNHLVFEKIYQVISPKMFGVCLRYASDRDEAKDILQESFIKIYHQLNTFRHEGSFEGWAKRIVVNTALAYFRSNTKWKNIALEDSDEIFDIESEDDILSYLSNQDILHLIQELPPSYRLVFNLYVFEGLKHREIAEQLGIGEGTSKSNLADARKILQKKLLGVTK
- a CDS encoding lipocalin family protein: MKLTSIILFALLSSWSLPNKPVERVDIKQYAGVWYSLYSIPTIFDKNTRETTGFYTWNPKGYYDVVTSYKKGNDEDIHSVKSKVFQVAGTNNAQMEAQFLWPYKVDYWVIELADDYSYVVVGHPEYKYLFIMSRRKALPPKQLDEIMARCKARGYPVEKLVSQQHDK